Genomic segment of Armatimonadota bacterium:
ACGGTGGAGGCCAACCTGCTGCTCGGCTTCCCGCCCGACCCGCGCGACTACGGGGTGGGCGCGCAGATCCTGGCCGACCTGGGCGTGCGGCAGCTGCGCCTGATCACCAACAACCCGCGCAAGCGCGCCGGGCTGGAGGGGTACGGCCTCACCGTGGTGGACCGGGTCCCCCTGGAGATGCCGCCCAACCGCGAGAACTACCGCTACCTGCAGACGAAGCGCCACAAGCTTGGCCACCTCCTCTCCATCGACTGAGCGTCCATGGGCGCGGTCTGGCAGGGGAGCGAGGACGGGCGCGGGCTGCGCATCGCCATCGTGGTGAGCCGCTACAACCTGGGCATCACCGAACGGCTATTGGCCGCCGCGGAGGCGACGCTGCGCGAGCGCGGCGCGGCGTGGGACGTGGCCTGGGTCCCGGGTGCCCTGGAATTGCCGCTCGTGGCGCGGCGCCTGGCCGCCTCCGGCGGCTACGACGCCGTGCTGGCGCTGGGGTGCGTCATCCGCGGGGAGACGGCGCACTTCGAGCACGTGGCCCGGGAGGCGGCCCACGGCCTGGCCCGGGCCGCGGACGAGACCGGGGTGCCGGTGATCAACCAGGTGCTGGCCGTCTACGACCCCGCCCAGGCGGCGGCGCGCGCCGGCGACGAGGTGAACCGCGGGCGGGAGGGGGCGCTGGCGGCCATCGCCATGGGGACGCTCATGCGCACGCTGCGCGAGGCGGGGCTGTGAGGGGCGGGCCGGCGCCCGTCACGCTTTTCACCGGCCTGCGCGCCCGCACGCTCGATCCCGCGCTGCCGCAGGCGACCGCCCTGGCGGTGGCGCACGGGCGCGTGCTGGCGGTCGGGGACGACGCGACGCTGCGGGAGGCCTTCCCCCACCACCGCCGGGTGGACTGCGGGGGGTGGTGGGCGCTACCGGCGCTCAGCGACAGCCACATCCACCTGCTGGCCTACGGGCTGAGCCTGCGGCGCCTCGACCTGCGCGAGTGCCGCTCCCTGGCCGACGCGGTGGCCGCCGTCGCCGCCGCGGTCCGCCAGACGCCCCCGGGGGTGTGGGTCCTGGGACGCGGCTGGGACCGCAACCGCTGGGCGGAAGGGCGCTGGCCCACGCGCGACGACCTCGACCCGGTGAGCGACGGCCATCCCGTCGCCCTCACCAGCAAGGACGGCCACCTCCTGTGGGTGAACTCCGCCGCCCTGGCCGCCGCCGGCATCGACGCCCGCACGCCCGATCCGCCCGGCGGGGAGATCGTGCGCGACGGTGCCGGCCGGCCCACCGGCCTGCTGAAGGAAGAGGCGAAGGCGCTCGTCGCGCCCCTGATCGAGCGCCCCGACCCGGCCATGGCGCAGGCGGCGGTCGCCGACGCGGTGCGCGCCCTTCACCGCCTCGGGATCGCCGCCGTGCACGACATGGAGGGCCCCGAGGCGTTCACCGTCCTGCAGGAGGTGCACGCAGCCGGGCGCCTGCGGTTGCGCGTCTGGATGACGGTGCCGGTGGACCGGCTCGAGGCCGCGCTGGCGCTCGGGCTGCGCACCGGCACCGGCGACGCGTGGCTGCGGGTGGGCGGGGTGAAGATCTTCGCCGACGGGACCCTGGGCTCCCAGACGGCCAGCATGCTCGAGCCCTTCGACGGCCAGCCGAACAACACCGGCATCGCCGTCCACGACCGGGAAGCGTTGCGGGCACTGGTCGCGCGCGCGGTCGAGGGCGGGTGGTGGCCGGTGGTGCACGCCATCGGCGACCGTGCCAACCGCGACGTCCTGGACGCTGTCGCGGCGGTGCGCGACCTGGCGCAGGCCCGGGGCGTGCGCAGCCGCATCGAGCACGTCCAGCTCCTCCACCCCGACGACCTGCCGCGCCTGGCCGCCCTGGGGGTCATCGCGTCCATGCAGCCCATCCACGCCCTCGCCGACCGGGAGGTCGCCGACCGCTACTGGGGGCGGCGCTGCCGTTGGGCCTACGCCTGGCGGTCGCTGCTCGACGCCGGGACCGTGGTGGCCTTCGGCTCGGACGCACCGGTGGAGACGCCCGACCCCTGGGAAGGGCTCTACGCGGCGGTAGCGCGGCGGCGCCCCGGCGAGGCGCCCTGGTACCCCGAGGAGGCCATCACGCCGCTGGAGGCGCTGCGCGCCTACACGGTGGGCGCCGCCGTGGCCGCGGGGGCCGAGCAGTGGGCGGGGCGCCTGGCCCCGGGATGTGTGGCCGACTTCATCCTCACCGACCGCGACGTGCTGAGCGTCCCGCCGGAAGAGCTGCGGCAGACCCGGGTGCTGGCTACGGCCGTGGGAGGGGAGATCGTCTTCGCCCAGGGCCCGCTGGCCGGGCTGGAGGGGCCGGACTAAACCGTGGAGCGCCTGGCTACGTCTCTTGAAGGGGGGAGAACGGCGGACCCCGAACCGCCGCGGCGGGAGGCGGGCGTGGAGGAGCAGGAGCGGTCGGCGGCCGGGCGGGGTGCGGGGCTGCCATTCGGGCGGGGTGAGGGGCTGACGGAAGAGGACGCCGGGCTGGTCGAGGCCTTCCGGCGAGGCGAGGAGAGCGCGTTTGCCGCCCTCGTCATCAAGTACCGGGAGGCGGTCTACCGGACGGCACGGCGGCTGGTGGGCAGTCACGAGGACAGCGCCGACATCACCCAGGAAGTCTTCATCCGCGCCTACCGGGCGCTGCCGCGCTTCGACGGGCGGGCGCACCTGCGCACCTGGCTCTACCGGATCACCGTGAACCTCTGCCTCGACCTCCACCAGCAGCGCCGGCGCCAGACCTGGGTGGACCTCGAGGAGGTCACCGCCGAAGCCCCGCCCGAAGACGCCCCGGAGGCCTGCGCCGAGGCCCGCACCCTGCGGCAGGCGGTACGTGCCGCGGTGGCCGCCCTGCCGCCCAGGCAGCGGGCCATGGTGGTGCTGCGGGTCTACCAGGACCTCCCCTACGCCGAGATCGCGCGCGTCATGGGGTGCGCGGAGGGGACGGTCAAGGCGACGATGTTTGCGGCGCTGCGCAAGCTGCGCCGCCAGCTCGGAGCGGTGCTGGGAGAGGAGACGGTGGCGACGCTGACGGCAGGCCTGGGGGCGGGGGCCCGGGTGGGCGATGAGGTGCCGTAGGGCGCGGGAGCTCCTGCTGGAGGGCGTGACCGGCCGGCTGGACCCGGACCGGCGCCGGGCGCTGCTCGCGCACCTGGCCGGGTGCGAACGCTGTCGGGCCGAGGCTGCGGAGCTGGAGGAGGGCGTGGCCCTCCTCCAGGCGGTGCCCGAGCCCGTGGCACCCGAAGGCTTCTGGGGCGACTTCATGGCCGGTCTGGAGGGACGGCTGCGAGCCGAGCCCCTCCCGCTGGGGGTACGGCTGCGCCGGTGGTTCGCGCGGCCGCCGCGCGCCCTGGGCACGGCCGCTGCCACGGCGGCGCTCGTCGCCGTGCTCACCCTGGCGCTCGGGCAGCAGCGCTCCGCCCCGCCCGAGACCACCTCTCCGCCGGGTCGGCTCGCCGCCTACGTCACGCCGGAGGTGCGCGGCGTCCTGCCGGCCCTCAGTCACGCCGTCGAGCTCTGGCGGGCCGGCATGGGAGCCGTCGAACAGGAGCCCCTCTTCGACGACCTGCCGCCCGCAGCCCCGTGACCACGCTCAGGCGGGCCGCCTTCGCGCTGGCGGTGGCGCTGCTGCTGGTCCCACTGCCGGCGCTGAGCCAGCCGCCCACCCCCAACCCGCGCGCCGAGCGCATCATCGAGGCCCTGCTCATCTGGCGGCTGGTCGACGAGCTGGACCTGACGGAGGCGCAAATCGCCCGCATCTTCCCGCGCATCAAGACCCTCAAGGAGATCCGCCTCCAGCTGGGCCGACAGGCGCTGATCCTGCGCGAGGAGCTGCGGGCGCTGCTGCGGCAGCGGCCGCGCGACGAGGCGGCCATCCGGGCCAAGGTGGCCGAGCTGGACGCGCTGCGCCGGGAGATCGAGACCCGGCGGGAGCGGGTGCTGCGGGAGATCCGTGCGGCGCTCACGGTGGAGCAGCAGGCGCGCTTCGTGCTGATCCAGGAGCGGTTCGAGGCGGAGACGCTGCGCCTGCTGGAGGAGGTCCGTCGGCTGGTCGAGCAGGGCGGCGGCGGGCGGCAGTAGCTCGCGCGTTGCGATCCGGCGGGCCGACCCGCGGCGGTCGCTTGCCCGCGCCGCCTGATGCTCCTCCTCAAGGGGCGGGGGCCGCCGGAGCCCCCTCCTCACCGGGCCGGGGCCGCCGGACCCTCCTCTTCCACCAGGTACTCGCTCTTCCGGTAGGTGGCCCGCACCCCACAGTGCGGGCAGGTGTGGTAGTTGGCCGCCAGCGTCCCCTGCTCGAAGGACCGGCGGTCCATGCGCCGGCCGGTGAAGTAGGTGCGGCCGCAGGCCTTGCAGACGACGGAAAGCCGCAGCTTGCCCACTAGTCGCCCGGCCCGGGGCCCTCGCGCCCCTTCGGAGGCGAAGCGACGCGTCCCTCTGAAGGTGAAGCGACGGCCTCGGGGTGCGCCTGCAGGAAGCTCTCCACCTCGGCGGCGCGCCACAGCCGCCGGTCGCCGTTGGCGAAGAGCGGGGCGGGGAAT
This window contains:
- the ribH gene encoding 6,7-dimethyl-8-ribityllumazine synthase, with the translated sequence MGAVWQGSEDGRGLRIAIVVSRYNLGITERLLAAAEATLRERGAAWDVAWVPGALELPLVARRLAASGGYDAVLALGCVIRGETAHFEHVAREAAHGLARAADETGVPVINQVLAVYDPAQAAARAGDEVNRGREGALAAIAMGTLMRTLREAGL
- a CDS encoding amidohydrolase — protein: MRGGPAPVTLFTGLRARTLDPALPQATALAVAHGRVLAVGDDATLREAFPHHRRVDCGGWWALPALSDSHIHLLAYGLSLRRLDLRECRSLADAVAAVAAAVRQTPPGVWVLGRGWDRNRWAEGRWPTRDDLDPVSDGHPVALTSKDGHLLWVNSAALAAAGIDARTPDPPGGEIVRDGAGRPTGLLKEEAKALVAPLIERPDPAMAQAAVADAVRALHRLGIAAVHDMEGPEAFTVLQEVHAAGRLRLRVWMTVPVDRLEAALALGLRTGTGDAWLRVGGVKIFADGTLGSQTASMLEPFDGQPNNTGIAVHDREALRALVARAVEGGWWPVVHAIGDRANRDVLDAVAAVRDLAQARGVRSRIEHVQLLHPDDLPRLAALGVIASMQPIHALADREVADRYWGRRCRWAYAWRSLLDAGTVVAFGSDAPVETPDPWEGLYAAVARRRPGEAPWYPEEAITPLEALRAYTVGAAVAAGAEQWAGRLAPGCVADFILTDRDVLSVPPEELRQTRVLATAVGGEIVFAQGPLAGLEGPD
- a CDS encoding RNA polymerase sigma factor; this encodes MEEQERSAAGRGAGLPFGRGEGLTEEDAGLVEAFRRGEESAFAALVIKYREAVYRTARRLVGSHEDSADITQEVFIRAYRALPRFDGRAHLRTWLYRITVNLCLDLHQQRRRQTWVDLEEVTAEAPPEDAPEACAEARTLRQAVRAAVAALPPRQRAMVVLRVYQDLPYAEIARVMGCAEGTVKATMFAALRKLRRQLGAVLGEETVATLTAGLGAGARVGDEVP
- a CDS encoding zf-HC2 domain-containing protein — translated: MRCRRARELLLEGVTGRLDPDRRRALLAHLAGCERCRAEAAELEEGVALLQAVPEPVAPEGFWGDFMAGLEGRLRAEPLPLGVRLRRWFARPPRALGTAAATAALVAVLTLALGQQRSAPPETTSPPGRLAAYVTPEVRGVLPALSHAVELWRAGMGAVEQEPLFDDLPPAAP
- a CDS encoding periplasmic heavy metal sensor — translated: MTTLRRAAFALAVALLLVPLPALSQPPTPNPRAERIIEALLIWRLVDELDLTEAQIARIFPRIKTLKEIRLQLGRQALILREELRALLRQRPRDEAAIRAKVAELDALRREIETRRERVLREIRAALTVEQQARFVLIQERFEAETLRLLEEVRRLVEQGGGGRQ